A stretch of Phragmites australis chromosome 12, lpPhrAust1.1, whole genome shotgun sequence DNA encodes these proteins:
- the LOC133887483 gene encoding WUSCHEL-related homeobox 3A-like, which translates to MPQTPSTRWCPTPEQLMILEEMYRSGVRTPNAAEIQQITAHLAYYGRIEGKNVFYWFQNHKARERQRLRRRLCSRHQQQYAQQAPPPLSPNSINALPSAASGSSAGVHPAVMQLHHHHPHPHAATTLMPHLGYLGQPAAATLPVVHPAAAAAAGEGGGSKMSAGGAYGAALYSNNNNQEEWTMEHCNANCSAAASGSSDEGGAGLQLPPCCRRPLKTLELFPTKSTGLKDECSSSKSSSCSTSTN; encoded by the exons ATGCCGCAGACGCCGTCGACCCGTTGGTGCCCGACGCCGGAGCAGCTCATGATCCTGGAGGAGATGTACCGGAGCGGGGTGCGGACGCCCAACGCCGCGGAGATCCAGCAGATCACGGCGCACCTCGCCTACTACGGCCGCATCGAGGGCAAGAACGTCTTCTACTGGTTCCAGAACCACAAGGCCCGGGAGCGCCAGCGActccgccgacgcctctgctcCCGACACCAGCAGCAGTATGCGCAGCAGGCTCCCCCTCCTCTTAGTCCTAACAGCATCAACGCCCTTCCTTCTGCTGCCAGCGGCAGTAGCGCCGGTGTGCATCCGGCGGTGATGCAgctgcaccaccaccacccgcaCCCGCATGCGGCTACCACCTTAATGCCCCACCtg GGCTACTTGgggcagccggcggcggcgactctTCCGGTGGTTCAtccagcagctgcagctgcagcaggagaaggaggaggaagcaagATGTCTGCAGGTGGTGCCTATGGAGCTGCATTATACAGTAACAACAACAATCAGGAGGAGTGGACGATGGAGCACTGCAACGCCAACTGCAGTGCTGCAGCATCAGGCAGCTCTGACGAGGGCGGTGCAGGTCTCCAGCTGCCGCCTTGCTGCCGCCGGCCTCTGAAAACCTTAGAGCTCTTCCCCACGAAGAGCACTGGCCTCAAGGACGAGTGTAGTAGCTCCAAGTCCTCCTCTTGCTCCACATCCACCAACTAA